From Anaerolineae bacterium, a single genomic window includes:
- a CDS encoding ribulose-phosphate 3-epimerase: MKQVKLVPSILSADFTRLGEQIQEAEAGGGDWIHVDIMDGHFVPNLTFGPLIVSAVRSVTNLTIDVHLMMETPDRYLAAFAEAGADRMTVHVETCPHLHRTVQLIQELGCQPGVTLNPATPLSTLVEILPQVDLVLIMSVNPGYGGQVYIPGSTGKIARLRQMLDDIGSPAEIEVDGGVNSETVPEIVGAGATVLVAGSAIFNNQASVAENIRQLRSLIPR; the protein is encoded by the coding sequence ATGAAACAAGTCAAACTTGTCCCTTCCATTCTTTCCGCCGATTTTACCCGCCTGGGCGAACAAATACAAGAGGCCGAGGCCGGCGGCGGGGATTGGATTCATGTTGACATTATGGATGGCCACTTTGTGCCCAATCTTACCTTTGGCCCGCTTATCGTTAGCGCCGTTCGTTCGGTAACTAACCTGACCATAGATGTTCATTTGATGATGGAAACCCCCGACCGTTATTTGGCTGCTTTTGCCGAGGCCGGGGCCGACAGAATGACGGTGCATGTAGAAACCTGCCCCCATTTGCATCGCACGGTCCAGCTAATTCAAGAATTGGGTTGCCAACCGGGAGTCACGCTTAATCCTGCCACGCCTCTTTCTACTCTGGTAGAGATACTGCCCCAGGTAGACCTGGTGTTGATCATGTCGGTTAATCCCGGTTATGGAGGGCAGGTTTACATTCCCGGCAGCACCGGCAAAATTGCCCGCCTGCGCCAAATGCTGGATGACATCGGCTCGCCAGCCGAGATAGAAGTGGATGGGGGGGTCAACTCGGAAACCGTTCCTGAAATTGTGGGGGCCGGGGCCACGGTGCTGGTGGCCGGCTCGGCCATTTTTAATAATCAGGCTTCGGTGGCGGAAAATATCCGGCAGTTGCGCAGCCTGATTCCCCGGTAA